Genomic DNA from Parambassis ranga chromosome 5, fParRan2.1, whole genome shotgun sequence:
ATTGCCAGGCTGCTAAAGCACAATCCTATGCACAGACTACCCATCCACGGAGTCCTTTCCCATCCCTGGGTGGTTGAATACTCGACCAAAACCCCCACTACCCAGAATAATGAGCAGCCGTGTGAGTGATGGCTATCTGCCCAGCAGCTGAGGGATGAACATGAGAAGGTGGATCAGATACATGCCACACAAAGGTGTGGAATATGAACAAAAAGTATTGCTGGTTTATCAGACTCTGCTTCTGCTGCTATAATGACTACAAAATCCCTCGATGTGTTTGGTATGTGTCTGCAAATATCTTGAGCCACTTGTTTATCTTTAACTTCTTATCCTTTGAGTTTGTCCTACCTTTGTACAGAGCCCCTTAAAGAAGTTCAGTCAGTAAAAGCTGTCATCCAACTCTGCTGTCATAATTTGAGCTGCAGTCTATCTGCTCAGTGAACCAGTCCCCGTGGTTTTACTTGTAAATGTATTTGTACATCTAGAGTGAGTGGCAGATGATGCACTGATTCTCCATTAATCAGAAATCTTATTGCAGGCAGTGCAAAATAGCCCTCAAAAATCATCCTCTGCATTTCTGGGGCTCTGTACAGGTATTCTGTTCTCTTCACTGTAAATATTACACCGTGTTTTTTGCATAATTAGGAGAATTTTATTGCATCTGTTTAAATGGCGTTACTTGAAATAATAAATTCTTTAACAACTAAAATGTCCGGTATTGGTGAAATTTGTCTTATTTGCATTTCTAGCGCTCACTTGGCAAATGTGATTGTGCACTAATGCCAGGTGGGTGAGGTTGTTTGACTGTTACAAACATTTTTATGAAGAGTCTAGTAGTGTGCTGTCAACAGAGGGCGCTGGAAAACCCCTACAAATGGGAAAAGGGCATTAATGAAAAATGGGAACTATTACAAGCTAAGGTGAGTGTTGCTGATAGGTGACAATTACTTTTTTCCTCAAGTTTTCTGGGCTGCATGTCCATTTTAAATCATTTACTTAAGCAAAACTGTTTACACCTTAAACCGTATTTTAAAGGTAAATCGATTTTGATTAGAAAATTAGGGTTTGTATAAGGCAATGATGTAAAATAATTGAACTTAACATGAATAGTTTGTTTAAAATTGAACTCATCTGGTTGCAGTTTGCAGCACTAACTCTAGGCCTCATTGTTTTCTGCAGTTACCACTCCTCTTCACTAGATGGCGCTACATGCATGATGATACTTAATAGAAAAGGCCTAAACCTGTGTTGAAGGTTTCAAAGGTAAAACAaacattcttgtttttttttaaaccacaaaaCTAGTAATTGTAATGCTTAATATATTTGATAatattctttctttctctgataATTTATTGAAGATGGTTTTGCAGTGAGATGTTTGCAGGCTCTTTAGTTTTATAATATGCAGTTAATCCGGTTCTCGCTGTATAAATATTCAGCCTCCCCCCTCGACCCATTCGCGTAAACTGGCCCTGGGGCCTTTGCTATAAGATTTAATATGTGCATTCATATATGCACCTGCTACACTCGGAGTCGTTCAACAGCTTGAGATGAGGCCACTCAGAAATAAATAGTTTGTCCAGATGTTGCCTCAGCATGCAGGGGCAAATCAACAGAGTGGATGAACAGGTCTGCCACGAGGCCTAATGCATGCCTGCGGCAGAAAATCTGTCGAGGTGCTCATTTTATTTCAGCATGCAGGAATGTGAGTGGAAAGACACGCATGCTCTGAGTGTCTCTGCAGACTCAGGCCTGCCACATATAATACAACGGATCGAGTCTTGTCAGTGTgatcccccttctctctctgagACGTACATATTGTATGATTATTAATGTTTTTCAATCGGCACAGCCTTTAAACTCAAATCCAATAatcagaaaataataaatatgaatgcaactaaaaaaaatcatttttgtcttttattatagAGAAAAAATACATGTTCTGACCGTTTTTCGTTTTACATAAaaccacacacatttttacaatatAATTTCACTTATTTCTTTATTCTTTAATATTAATTTCACGATATATGATAACGACTTTGAGATATACATTCCATCTTTTTGAAACCACAATAACACACTACACATACGGTTTTATAACATTTCCACAGGACCCATTGGATTGCACAGAATGAAAAATGTCTGTATGcacattttcctctttaatgatcttcattttttttcatctttagaTTTTCAGACAccgaatttttttttaatgcattgtGTTAAAATTGAGTGTGCAGTATTTTATTTTGGGGTCCCCATCTAGCTGTAATTTGGGGCAGGACGTTAGCAGAATTTTGTTATTGCCAACTggaaagcttaaaaaaaaaagaagacacataCTGAGAATGAAAAATAGGCCTATCAAAGCATTAACACGTTCACACAGAGGAACCGAAATTTaagaattttttaaaatttctaCTTTCCAGTTTCATCATGTTAGTGTCTGAAATATCATACATTCAATGCATAGTATGTATAGCTGCTGTGTCAGATATTTAGTATTTATTGACGGGAAAAGGTCCAATTTTTCTCTTTTCTAACGAAACTTCTTATCCTTTTATATATTTCTAATTGCATGTGTTTCTACTGGTTATTGCCTTTTCTCTGTAATTTGTTCATCACTCTCAACCCGCATACATATTGCAAATTACCTAGAAGAAAGTGgcctttctgttattttttaaaaacgtCTTAATCATCATGAAGTCACATAATATCCGTCCATCACAAACTCGAGTGTTACATGAAGTGAAGACTCATGTGGGGAAGCACCACAAGAGCGACGAACAGGCAAACTGCCCTTTTTGCAATTTTGTTTAAGGTCAATATTGTAAACGTTCACTCCACTGGAAAATATGTATATGTACTCTGTTCGCATATTTATACAACGTGTATTGTCcctatagtgtgtgtgtgtgctgtagatGCATTAGATTCCCTCACTCACCTCACTGCCaccgactgtgtgtgtgtgtattgtttgaTGCAAATACTGTATGAGTGCGAAAATGTCCGTGTGCGCTTTTACGCATGAATTAAGCAGAGGGGAACTGCGCTGCGCAAAGGTTGGGGAAAgtcgtgtgttttttatttttatttatttttttcactaaaTGGGGATTTGCAGTTAACATCTAGTTCCAGCAATGATCTGCATCTATTCTTCTATGTTATATCTGAAAGCCTCTATGAGCCCCTCCATTGAATGGATAAAACCAGATATGCTGCATATACCTCCTATTACAAAGATGGCGACATCAAAGAAAACCTGGTGCCACAGCAACTTTCTCCATAAAAGCTTGAGGTGGAAGAGACTGGGGAGCAGGAAGCAAAGGCCTGCGCCTGTCAGGCTTCCGGTGAGACCCATGAGGAGGGCAAAATGCGGCACATAGATCGCCATGAGCAAGGTGAACACAACAAGGCTACATCGGAGAGTGAGTCCCCAGGATTTTAGGCGTCCATCGCCTCCGTAGCAATCTGGAAAGTACGCACGTCCCCCATCCTGGAAAAATGTTTTCTCTAATACCTCGACGGCAGCAAAAAACGGCAGCGGATACGACAGCAAAGCTTTGGCCACTAGGAAGATGTTGACGACAGCTCGGATGGTTGGGGGCAGGTTGTCTGTGATGACCTCCTTGGTTTCGTCAGCCCAGGTTAAGTAGGCTACAAGAGCGAACAGGCCCTTAAGGATGCAGGCAGCGATGTGAGTCCAGTTCATCATGCAGTGGAACTCGCTCGGTCTCTGCATGTTCCCCTCCAGAGATGGCAGGAAGATCTGCGAGGTGTAGCTGAACACGATAATCCCAATGGAGATGGGGAACTTCTTGACATCGATGTAAAACTTGACCTTGTCCCAGGCCCAGTCCCTCGCTCTGGAGAGGCAGTACGCTATCACCAGGATGTTGATGACAAAGTGTGCCATCGTGCACAGCAAGCTGAACTTGGAGACGGCTTTCAGGTTCTTGAGGAAGGCGCAAGGGAGGAGAGCGGCGGTGGCGATGATGGCCCACGACTTCTGGGATATTGGCATGTTAGGGAAGCTGTTGTACATGAGATTACCACTGACCACCACGTACAGGATGCAAGTCATCACTAGCTCTATGATTTGGGCTACATTCACGATATGGCCACCTATAGCTGGGAACCTGGGCGCACAGCAGGCGTTGGCAATGTCCACATAGGAGTCCCTCACACGGACGAGCTGCCCGTCTTCGTCCTCCTCATACAGACAGGCAATGAGGATTTTCCCCGTGTAACAGCACACCACGGCGGCGAAAATAATGAGAAAGAGTCCGAGGTATCCTCCATGCAGAATAGCGTAGGGCAACCCAAGAACAAACATCCCCTGCAAACACAGAAGGAAACACAGGGAAGAATAATTAGAGGATAATCACTTAGTGTTAGTGAAGACATTTTgattttgtgaaaatgttttttattattttgaactATTTTATATCATTTTGGGGACTAGGGGGCTTCTCTTCAGTGAATGCCACTCCAGTTTTCACTTGGTGGGTTTTCCACTTCGCTTTGAGCGCATCCGCCCGCCTCTGACGTCATCATGAGTTGGAGGAGACACACTCTGACGTCACGGTGGCTGCCGTGACCACGGCCCTGATAAGGCATCAAAAGGGTTGCGTCTAGGGACTTTTGTCGCATAGCTTCCTCACACAGACTCCTCTCTTCAGTAAACCCCTCTCGCTTTAAACGTGATGTCTCCTCgcacccaaaaaaaaacaatccaccGATGCGCGCGCACACTGTAATCTGTGCATAATGTGATATGTGATGTTCTATTcagtttatatatatgtatattggCCTTTTGCGCTTTACGATGCCGTGCGTAAAAGTCTCCAGACAACTTAGCCCATTTCCCTGGTATGGATGAGTTTTATTCAATTAATTAAGCAGCATcctgtttttaaatcagatcTATATAGATGATATAAATTTAGTCTGTCTGTACAAATGCTCCAGAATGTTTCCTTTGTCCATGCATTCATCGCTATGCGGAGTATTATGTGAACAGTTATCAGGGACATGCATCTGTGACACTGGACATCACTACAGACAAAGAATGTgagtgagggggaggagggggcacAGGGTATCAACTACCTCCATTTTTCAGCGCATTGTAACGCCCAGGGGATTTCTAAAACATCTCTGCACTGCTCTGATATGAAACCCTCAAAATATTACTCTATTTTTTCAGACTGATTActttataaatattaatatcGAGCAACTCGATGAAGTTTCTTGGAAGGGACAAAACCTTATTTTTGGTTTATGGCTGAATATTTTAAAGTTCTTATGTGATCGCAGGTGTATATTTATCTCACAATTTCACAGTCGCTTTGGAGGCGGCTCAGCCAATTAGAACAGAGCACCGAAGCCGCTCGCTTATAATCCATGAAGTGCGTCTTTACCTGGATTGCGTTTGTGACGTTCCAGCCCGCCTCCCATGCGGTGATTTTTGGTCTGACTTCAGTCAACTCGTTTGTCGGATCTCCATCCTTTGAGGCAGAGTGCGGTGGACCGGTGCCGTCCCTCTGGTAGTGACTGTCCCCTTCCAGTGCGCCTCCGTCTCcgctcccctctcctcctcctcctcccatctcaTCGGATGTCAAAATGTCCATCTGCATGCCTTGCCGGTGATCGTAGTCCAGGTCATCGCAGGAGGCGAAGCCCAGAGCCTCCTCGTCGGTGGCGGCCTGGAACCCCATCCTAGCGAACATTCCGCTCACCTTTGCCTGGGATTTGTTGGTCACAGCCGTGGCTGCATTTGACAGTTTATTTGAAATCTTGCTTCTAATTAACGTCGccatttttctctcctctcccgaCTCTCAACTGTCTGCAGCTCAATTAGTATTTTTCTCTTCCAGTCAGTATAAAAATGAAGCTACTTTGGATTGCAGCTCTTGATTTTCTGCATGAGATTAAAGCCACGAGGGAAAAACGCAAGTTTTGCTTCAAGACACCGACGGTTTTCAGTTGCTATCTCCACTTCTTGTTCACAGTACGCCTGCTGCTCTTGATTATCCCCTGGCTCATGTCACCTTCAGACGTCGCTGCTCCGTTTCTGCATCCTGGCACTGCGCTCTTATGCTCGACGAGTAGCGCACCTATTCAGTCTCTGAGGCAGTTCAGCGGTGTGCGCAAAAGCTTTACGCACGACAAAAGGCGAGCCACAGGTTCTTCCAGGGCCTATAACTatcgttttcttttgtgttatATGGCACACGGCGTCTCCAGGAGTTGCTTGTCGGTTTTCAGGTGCTTTTACTGCTGCCAATGCGGTACCGTGGAGCCCGGGGGGGAAGGCAGGGAGGAGACACGTGTCCTCATCAGCCTGCCAATGCAAAGCACGTCTCCAGCCCTCCCAGTGCCCCACCAGGAGAAAACGGGAGAGATTTGCTGCATTTCTAGGGGAGGTGCTTGCAATACCCCCACCACCACTTCCCCAACCCATAATCTATAATACCTCATCCTAACATCCAATGACATTCCGGGGGCCTCTAATCTTGCATAACTTTACGCGTATAAAAGGAAGCTTGAAATTTGAAGAAAGCTCAAGCTCTTTGGATAAAAAAATACTCAACATACAAATCTAGGCCtacaaatgttattttttccaAATATAAAGTTGCGCCATTCATCTATTTTCAAACGAAGAGGACTCGGAGCATCAAAATAGTAACCAAACTTATTATTGGGATTACCTGGATCGTGTTTAAAATGCGTTGGTGATCAGGAACAAATATTTTCGTGCATTTTGTCTTTGCTAAATTATGGTAAGATGTCGAAATTGAGGctgcacacattttaaaaagtcttttcttttcttttcttttcttttttttcaaaaacgCAGCATTTAATTTTTGTACAAAATTAAAGGAAACTTTAATGTAGTCTTATTTCCGCCAGCTCTGCTATCAGTCTTCATTCAGAATgctcattcattcactcattcataACTCTGAGTGCTGTGGAAATGATGTGTCTGACCCGTAGCAGTGTCCTCATTGAGAAAAAAATGCGTTTATGCTGCGGTATTTATGATGGAAAGGCCCGTTTGAAAAGATtagatgacagtgtgtgtgtgtgtgcgtgcgcaagCTCACGTGATGTCTGGTTGCATTTGTTCTTATTCTTTGGCTAGACAGTCCAGACAAACCTTACtataaatacacagggaggcagaaaaataaaaaggcatTTTAAAGTCGAGTCTCATGGTGTCATTGGCACATTTAATGTGTCTTGACACGATCTAAAAAAGGCTTTTAATTGtagtcatttttaaatgaagcTTAAGTGGGCCAGTAACAAAGGCCCCAATTGCTGTAAACAGTTTGTTGACATTGCTTGTCACTACTGTTTTGTGTCGACCATGTTCAGTGTTTCCTCAGGCTGCAGTATCAGAGTTCATCACCATGATACAAAGCCGCTTGGCCTATAGCTCAGTAGGCTGAACTAACATACAGTACGCTGTCTGAATCCATTCAGACGATTTGCTTTCAGcgtgagaaaaataaatattaatgcGCTCTATTAAAAGCTCGGTCTGGTTTCTTTTATAGCCTGTAACCTGATAAGATCCGTGATGCAGTGgaattaataaaacacacaacatttgtttgctttttattatttttgttagtTATTGTTGGGCCTGTGGGTAAGAGGATGACAAAAGGCACTTTGGTACTTTTTGGGTTTATAACCTTTATATTTGGTCAGCATGAAATGCGTCACtgtgagagcatccacagacagccATAAAagggttgttttatttttcatctttttacaaaaaaaaaaagaaatgatcttTCAGCTTTAAGCCAGACTGCATAACGATCATGTGCTGTGTCTGGGTCGGGATGGAGGAGCAGGCCGGACTCTATCAGGCCTTTGCATCACGAgtaaacacccccccccccccccctccaaaacaACTGATTATAAAAGACGAGGCATATAAATCgcttgtgtgcttttttttggttCAGCTTTCAGCTGTGGGAACGAAAATGGCTGCTTTCTGTGCGCTGAATGAAAGAGTTAATGACGGAGGCTGTTATCAGCGCGCTGCAGCCCTCCTCTGATCCGCGCGCTGCGCTGTCTGATGGAGTGTGCAGCAAGATGAAAAGAGCAGCCCTGACACCACCAGCCAGCAGGTTACAGCGGCTGCAGACCTTCTCACGACCTGCTGTACAcaataactaataataataataattaataataaaaaataggaCAATGTGTTGGTCTGGCTTTGCAGAAATAATGACACCAAGTGAAACTTTTTCAAAACGCTGGAGTCAAATTCACACATTTTAAGGTTTCTGggagttttatatatatatatattttattttcacatggtctcattatatatatatatatatatataaatgcaaCACCGAGATTTGCATCCGTTTTTCCACCCATACACTCTCGTGTCTGATTTTGTTGAGCTGCCTCGTTATCGTTCATCACCAAAAGAGGAAAGTGATTCTCCCAGTTTATCACCCAGCCCGAGAGTCATCAGAAGGTCACGGTGTCGCGTCCCAAGAGGACCCTCATCTCTGTCGAGGCAGATATGCCCAATCAAAGCTCTTTTATCTGTGATGTCCGAGTTTGCACTGTCTATGCGTTTTAGTGGTTTATAGTTATAATACAAAGACAAATCCAAAATGGCAGTGTGGTCGTCAAATTCATTTCCTCCAATGTGCCCACCACCACCATAttcccccaccctcctcctcggTACTGTTTCTCCCCCCTCGGCTCTCCTTTTCGCATTACACACATGGGTGAGCTGGCACAAGGTTCTCCGCCTTCATGTAACCCCTACCACGCCAACACCAAACCATCCcccaacatttttttcctcGATTCACAAAATAATTTtcgaaacatgtttttttttcctgggaaGAGCTTTCTATGCACCAAATAAAGACCCGGACAGACTGGCACTGGTGCTGATACACAAAAGAAAACGGAATGTGGGCCTTCTGATGTGTTTGAGCGCCTGGAGTGTCAAAGATTACCTGCAATTTAATGTATGTTTCCATGGCATCGTTAACAGCAGTTACTATAGGATCACAGTGCTTTGCTGTTTTTACCTCACCCACTACATCTTTTTAATgtaatgacactgtgtgtgtgtgtgtgtgtgtgagtgagaaagagagagagggagtgtagAAATCGCACCACCCATATTGAGCCAGGATAAAGCAGAGAATTAAACGCACAAATCCTTTGGTTATGTGAACATTTTTTGGAGACTGAAACACAGTCATCTTGCGTGCCACGCTACACCTGCCGTTTAACCCATGATTGTCTGGCTGCATGCTTTCTGTCTGCCAACCCAGCGAGGCTGAAAATACCACCAATACTCCTCAATTAATAAGAGACAGTGAAAAGGCACTCTGCGCTCTCAGGGGAGCGCGCAGGAGGGGAAATTAGCCCACATCAGGCTAATCAGTGGACCTCAGAGTCCATTAATATTTGCATCACAATCACAGGTAGCTCTCTGCCTGTGTTATCGACTGGATTATGTGTATCTGCTTCACTGGGCTGTTTAGTGCAAAGCAGAAGGAGTCTgtggtttttaaatgttgtgagGGTGGTGGTAGGATTTCTATTCAGTTTGGTGGTTTAAATGACTCTGATGACACAAAGTTAACTTTGTTTgtgataataaataaacagacaacagacaggacgacagagggtttttttagatcatcctgttgtttttgtgcagaaATCCTATGCATGGCTTTGCAAATAAGCATGTAAAAATGGCCACACCAATGGGTGTGGAATCATCATCACCatgaacatcatcatcatcatcatcgtcatcgtcAATTCtgagatgaacacacacaaacaaatcacatGAAACCCCAACAATCAGCTCAGCTGATGGCCATGACAAATGCTTTCCAAAGTGAGACATTGTCCCTTAAGAGACGTTTTTACATGGAGAGCCTCTGCAAAATGaatatttatgtcattttaCGACTGTGGGGTCTTTCTCTAAACAAAAATTCAGTCCCAGATCAGAGACAGGCGTTTGGTCCATGTTTACTGTGCGTTTTTCTCACCGTTTCCAGAGTGGTGCAATCCAAACTAAAAACACTCCATGACAAGGAATtcaaatttttttttcccttcccctCACTGTGCAGCAGCCATCAAGCAATCACAGCCGCCGCCCACTTCCACGCAGACAGAGAAATCCAGGTGGCCCGCAGTGGTAAACCACTAAGAGCCTTTTCATTACTCCTAATGCGCCTGTTTAATGGCTTATTATGGGCTCCCGAGAGACTTCCTCAGAGAAGGGTTTGTATTAGTCTTGCATGGTGGCTCCTGTCTGCATGGAGACAATGATAAATGACACCagatatctatctatctatctatctatctatctatctatctatctatctatctatctatctatctatctatctatctatctatctatctatctatctatctatctatctatctgtaggtgtttttcttcctccttgcCTTCCTGCGTGTTACAGAAACGCTCCCCTGACGCCGTTTTGCTGTTAACCCACGCTGACTCTCGCTCTCTCCATCAAACCTTTCGCGTCCTCCTTCCCGGCGCGGGTCGGGTTCACTCTCCTGCTGCGACACATTAACATTGTAATTGCCTTTTTTTGAGCACAATAAACGGAGCCAGTCCGCGGGGACCTGCACGGCCCGGGGGCTGGCACAAAAGCTATGCCATCgatttttcacacacactgccagcaTTAAAAATCTCAGCCatcaacaaacacagacctgaccTGGACATGCGTGTTTTAGACTCAGCTTGAACCTCTGGTGTACATCTGACACTATAGCTTCAGGGCGAATAGAATGAATTGTCCAATGCCAGagctaattattattttaaatggcCTATTAATGATTTAAAGCATCACCATCAGTCTTATTTGGTGGAAGTAGCAAAGCAAGGAACATGTCTTGTATTGATCAGGACTTACAGTGATGGAAAACCATCAATATCTATCACACCTAATCTACTATAGTAAGAGCTCcttcagctgagtgtgtgtctgtgtgtaaatgctTCATATTGAGTGTGAGCCTGTGGTGGTGTCACCCAGAGCATGTATGTGtctaccactgtgtgtgtgtgtgtggtcttgtCAGACAGAGTCTAGTCAATAAAGGAGCCGACCTCAGCGGCTGCTTAACTGATGTGTAATAGTTTTGTTCTCATTAAAGTTTTATGTCATGAGAGCAGCCTCGTCTTGTTGGCTCTCTCAGGGATTCCCACGCTGGGATCAGCCTGTACTTTGACTGAAAGAGCTGAGAGGTTCACAGTGTTTCATCCTACACGTTTGCCTGAGCTCGTGTTAGTTGTAGCACTTTCTGTAGACTTATAGTAGCTCTATATAGCTTATACCACAACTTAcaactacagaaaaaaatgaaacctcTCACTCAGTCAGGACAATCCCAACGTGAATGATTTATTCATATCTATAATCACAGTGTTTCATATGGTCCTTCCTATGTGTAGACAGGAGGTTGGCCTTTTAACCCCATGTTTAGTTAGGCATGGATAAAACACGGTTTAAATTCTTACATTCTAAGTACAAACCCAAAGATTCTCTAAATAATATTTAGGAATTATTATGCTATTTTCTAAAACCTGTGCACATTCATTGTCTTTGTAAGCATCCTGTCAGTGTTGTAAAGATAATAAGGTGTCGTATACATAGAACAACTCACTACTTCTGGAATCTTCAGCCAAAAGAACCCTACAAACTAATGTAAAATGATTCACAGTTTTCCGAAACACATTTATGTATAAAGAGAGTTTTTAAATGAGCCACCATGTTGGTCCGGTTTGAAATCCAGCAGCAGGCAGCCCACAGGTGAAAGTATTTTTCCAGTTGGAAGCAGCCAAAAAGTATTCATGAGAGgatgtaatttatttatttttattgatcaGTGATTCACAAGCAAAGGTCAATCAGACCATGGTGGAAATGCCCCAAAAGACCCCTGTCTGTACCTACATTTTGCAGCCGATGTAGCTTATAATTATCATGACTA
This window encodes:
- the slc32a1 gene encoding vesicular inhibitory amino acid transporter — translated: MATLIRSKISNKLSNAATAVTNKSQAKVSGMFARMGFQAATDEEALGFASCDDLDYDHRQGMQMDILTSDEMGGGGGEGSGDGGALEGDSHYQRDGTGPPHSASKDGDPTNELTEVRPKITAWEAGWNVTNAIQGMFVLGLPYAILHGGYLGLFLIIFAAVVCCYTGKILIACLYEEDEDGQLVRVRDSYVDIANACCAPRFPAIGGHIVNVAQIIELVMTCILYVVVSGNLMYNSFPNMPISQKSWAIIATAALLPCAFLKNLKAVSKFSLLCTMAHFVINILVIAYCLSRARDWAWDKVKFYIDVKKFPISIGIIVFSYTSQIFLPSLEGNMQRPSEFHCMMNWTHIAACILKGLFALVAYLTWADETKEVITDNLPPTIRAVVNIFLVAKALLSYPLPFFAAVEVLEKTFFQDGGRAYFPDCYGGDGRLKSWGLTLRCSLVVFTLLMAIYVPHFALLMGLTGSLTGAGLCFLLPSLFHLKLLWRKLLWHQVFFDVAIFVIGGICSISGFIHSMEGLIEAFRYNIEE